The sequence below is a genomic window from Anaerocolumna chitinilytica.
GCTACTTTGGGATAAGGATATTTCGTATCGTAAGCAGGAAGCCGTAGGTAAGTATGAAAAGCTCTTAGCCGAGGAAATTGATTTCTGGAAATTCGTACAATATAAATTCAAGGAACAGTGGAACAGAGTAAAGAAATATGCAAATATCAACGGAATATCTATTATTGGTGATATACCGCTGTATGTTGCAATGGATAGCAGTGATGTATGGGTTCACGGGGATTTATTTGAACTGGATGAAAGAAAGAAACCCATTCATGTAGCAGGAGTACCCCCGGATATGTTCTCCGCCGATGGACAGAGATGGGGTAACCCTCTGTACCGCTGGGATGTAATGGAGAAAGAAGATTTTAAATGGTGGAGAGAAAGAATGAAGAGTCTGGCAGCTCTTTATGACGTTATCCGGGTAGACCATTTTATCGGAATTGTAAATTACTATGCTATTCCAGTTGATTGTCCCACGGCTGTAGAAGGGCAATGGCACATCGGACCGGGCAGAAAACTGACGGAGGCTTTTGTGGAATCCATCGGGGATGCCAAAATTATAGCAGAGGATTTGGGAGTACTTACACCACCGGTAAAGAAGCTGATAAAAGAAACCGGATTTGCCGGTATCAAGGTATTGGAATTCGGACTGGACGGACCGGAGGATAGTGAATATCTTCCCCATAATTATAAGACCTCCAACATTGCTGTCTATACCGGAACTCACGATAATGAAACCCTGGTGGGCTTCTTGCAGAAGAAGAGCTGGACCGAGCTGGAAAGACTCTTGGAATATTTTCAGGTGACAGATTTTCGTCAGTTACCAGAGGCCATTATAAGGGCAGCTTATGCAAGTGTAGCAGATGTCTCCATCATACAGATGCAGGATTTCTTAAAGCTTGATAATTCTGCGAGAATGAATTTCCCCTCCACTGTAGGAGGCAACTGGAAATGGAGACTTGTAAAAGATCAATATCAGGAAATAGACTGTAGAGAACTTGCCCATATGGCTCACATTTATGCAAGAGGAAATTAATTACGAGGTAAAAGTATGGAAAACAATTTTAAACAATATGTAAATACCATTTTGGAACTGGATTACCGCAAAACAGTGAAAGAAGCTGATGCGACGGAGCTTTATCATGCAGTTTCAAAAGCAGTAATGCAGATGATTAAGAAGGACTGGGATAAAGACGCTTCTACCAAAAAGGTTTCTTATCTGTCTGCGGAATTTCTGGTAGGAAGGCTGGTATACAGTAATCTCCTAAACAGTGGGCTATATCATACATACGCAGAAATGATGGGTGAAAATAATCTGGATATCGGGATTTTTGAAGATATCGAAGATGCCGCACTGGGCAACGGAGGACTTGGAAGACTGGCAGCCTGTTTCTTAGATTCCGGTGCCACACTTGGTATTCCGCTAAATGGATATGGGATACGTTACAAATACGGATTGTTCAAACAGTACTTTGAGGATGGTTTCCAAAAGGAAATGCCTGATGACTGGCAGCGGTTCGGAGATCCTTGGTCTATAAGAAAAGACAAGGAAAAAATAAGAATTGATTTTAAGAATCAGTCAGTATATGCAGTGCCTTATGATACACCGGTTATCGGATACGGCGGTAATACCGTGAATTATTTAAGACTGTGGCAGGCGGAACCAATAGAAGAGTTTAACTTTGAACTCTTTAATGAGCAGAAATACGATAAGGCAGTTAAAAACAGGGATGAGGCAGAAGCAATCTCAAGTCTTCTCTATCCTAATGATTCCACGGATGCCGGGAAGAAGCTTCGCTTAAAACAGCAATATTTCTTTTCAGCAGCTTCCGTAAGGGATATGGTAAGCAGATACAAAGAGAAACATGGTAATGACTTCAGCCGCTTCTCGGAAGAATATGCAATTCAATTAAATGATACCCATCCGGTTGTGGCAATCCCTGAATTCTTAAGAATTCTGATGGAAGAAGAGAAGCTTTCCTTTGCAAAGGCTTTCCGCCTTGTAAGAGAGACTTTTGCTTATACAAATCATACCGTTATGGCAGAAGCTTTAGAAAAATGGAGTATTTCTTTATTCCGTGCCGTAATCCCTAATGTGTATAAATATGTAGTTATGCTGCAAAAAGCGCTCTTAAAAGAATTAAGAACTTTTGGTAAGATTACGGAAGATGAACAGCAGGTATATAACATCATAGATGGTGATCTGATCTATATGGCAAGACTGGCTGTGTTTGCATGTCATTCCACCAACGGTGTGGCAGGACTTCATACGGAAATTCTAAAGAAAGATGTATTAAAAGAGTGGTATGAGGTTTATCCCGAGAGGTTTCAGAATAAGACCAATGGTATTACTCAGAGAAGATGGCTTTCCCTTTCCAATATGGAATTATCCGGCTTTATTACTGACAAGATAGGAAATTCCTGGATTTTAAACCTGGACAGTTTAAAAAAGCTGGAAGAGTATAAAGACAATAAACAGGTTATTAAGCAGTATGGAGATATCAAACGCATTAAAAAGCAGCAGCTTGCAGATTATATTAAGAAACAGGAAAATATTCAGATTAGTCCGGATTTTATTTTTGATATCCAGATAAAGAGGCTCCATGAATACAAGCGTCAGCTTCTCAATGCATTTTCCATTATGGATATCTATTTTGGTATCAAGGAAGGAAGCATTAAGGACTTCACTCCAACCCTGTTCCTTTTCGGAGCAAAGGCCGCACCCGGGTATTTCAGAGCAAAAGGAATCATCAAGTATATCAATGAAATTGCAAAGCTTATTGATTCTGATCCGGATGTCAAAGATTTGATGCAGGTAGTATTTGTATCCAATTACAATGTTTCTTATGCACAAAAGCTTGTACCGGCTGCGGATATTTCAGAGCAGATCTCAACAGCAGGAACGGAAGCTTCCGGAACCGGCAATATGAAACTTATGTTAAACGGCGCTGTAACCCTTGGAACTTACGATGGAGCAAATATCGAAATCGTGGAGCAGGCGGGGGAAGAAAATAATTATATCTTTGGAGCTAAGGTAGAAGAAATAGAGAAGATAAAGGATAGTTACAATCCTGTCATGATATATAATGCTGACTCCAGGATTAAGAGAGTTCTGGACACCTTGATTGACGGAACCTTTGATGATAACGGAAGCGGAATGTTTAAGGAACTCTACGATGCAATTCTAAAGGGTGCCAGCTGGCATAAACCGGATCACTACTTCCTGTTATTAGATTTCCTTTCTTATACAGAAGCCAGGCTTAGAGCCAATAAGGATTATAAGGATTCCTTCGAGTTCCACAGAAAATGCTTTATCAATACGGCAAATGCAGGACTTTTCTCCAGTGACAGAACAATAAAAGAGTATGCAAAGGATATCTGGAATATTTAAAGGCACCAGCGCGAAAGCGTTCATGCATAGATACAATATATAACTTATGGGAAAGAGGTATTTAAAATGAAGAAGAGCAGAAAGATTCTTACATTGCTTATGGTTATGGTTCTTGTAATCGGAAGCTTAGCCGGTTGCAAAAGCAAAAACGAAAGCACAGGAAATAACACAAAAACAGATAACGCACAAGCAACGGAGGCTGCTACCGATACTCCGGAAGCAACACAAGCAGCACCTACTGATGTAACTCTTAAAGTGTGGGCACCTCAGGAAGAACAGGAAATCTTAAAGCAGATGTGCGATAATTTTAAGACGGCACATCCGGAATATAATCTTACATTTGATTTCGGTGTAGTATCCGAAGCAGATGCATCCACAGAACTTCAGAAAGACCCAACAGCAGGTGCAGATGTATTTGCATTCGCATCTGACCAGACTTCCGTACTTTCCAATGCAGGTATTTTATATCCTATCACATTAGATGTTGATAAGATTACAGCAGACAATGCACCTGCCTCCATAAAAGCAGCTACCGTAAACGGACAGCTATATGCTTATCCATTTACACCTAACTCCTGGTTCATGTACTATGATAAGAGCAAGTACACAGAAGACGAAGTTGCTTCTCTTGATACTATGATGGCAAAAGATTTAGGAGACAAGGTGAAGAATTTCTCCGTAGACCTTGATAACGGCTGGTATATTTCCGCTTTCTTCTTTGCAAATGGCTGTACATTATTTGGACCTGACGGAACGGATCCAACTTCTTGTACATTTAATGATGATAATGGTGTAGCAGTTGCTGATTACCTTATCAATTTAGCAAAGAGTCCTAAGTTCATGGATGAAGCAGATAACAACACTTTAGCAGCATTTAAAGATGGTACTTTAGCAGCAGCGTGCTCCGGAACATGGAATGCAGATGCTATAAAAGAAGCTTTAGGAGACAACTATGCTGCTACAGCTCTTCCTAAAATTACAATCAATGGACAAGATAAACAGCTGAGTAACTTTGCAGATTTTAAGTTAATTGGTGTCAACTCCCAGACAAAATTTGCGGTTCCTGCTATGCAGTTAGCTGAATACTTAGGGGGCGAAGAGTGCCAGAAGCTTAGATTCGAAAAGAGAAGCATTGCTCCTACAAATACTAAATTAGCTACCGATTCCGCAGTTCTTGCAAATCCTGCTGTAGCAGCATTAAGCCTTCAGGCTTCTTACTCTACCTTACAATCATCCATTCCTCAGATGGGTAATTACTGGACACCTGCTCAGGCATTTGGTGCTGAAATATTAAATGGCACTGTAACAAAGGATAACGCAAAACAGAAACTTGATGACATGGTTAATAGCATACTTTCATCTATTGGCTAATAGATAACTTTTTGAGAGAAGCAGGAAGCTGGGGCTATTGCAATAAAACCCCGCTTCCCTTTTTCTCTGAAATAAAGCTTAGCCGGCTGTGAATGGAGGGCGTGGTTTGAAAATGGATAAAGAGAACATAGGGCAGAAATTTAGCAAAGCCTTCAGGGCATTAGGCCGGTGGTTTGCATTTTTCGGAGAACATTTTATTAAGGGAGATATATTAACGAAGCTCTCTTTTTGCATCCTTGGATTGTCTAATATAATAAGAGGACAGATTATAAAAGGGTTACTCTTTCTTGGAATCGAGGCAGCATATATTTTTTACATGGTTAATACAGGTATCCATTCCCTGGGAGGTTTGAAGGATTTAGGTTCCCGCAAACAGGGTATGGTTATGGATGATAAGCTTGGAATATTTGTAATGCAAAAAGGTGATAATTCCATGCTTATCTTATTGTATGGAGTTGTGGCAATGTCCATTACCATTGCCTTCATCATTTTTTATCGAACAGCTCTTCGTTCTGCTCTTTCTGTACAGAAAGTCAAGGAACGGGGGGGAAGACCAGCTGGCTTTCTGGAAGAAATCAAAGCTTGTTTTGATAAGGATCTTCATAAGACCTTGATGGCATTGCCTGTAACGGGAATACTTCTTTTTACGGTATTGCCGCTGTTCTTTATGATTCTGATTGCTTTTACAAATTATGATCACGATCATCAGCCACCGGGAAATCTGTTCACTTGGGTCGGTCTGCTCAACTTTAAAACTATTTTATTTTCCGGAAAAACAATCTCTCATACCTTCTGGCTGATTTTAGGATGGACTTTTGTATGGGCGGTATTTGCTACCGGTTTAAATTACTTATTTGGAATTTTATTAGCTTTATTGATTAATAGAAAAGAGACAAAAGCAAAAGGTTTATGGCGTACACTTTTTGTAATATCTATCGCGGTACCCCAGTTTGTTTCCCTTTTGGTTGTCAGAACAATGTTAAACAACAGTGGAGCAGTGAATGCTCTGCTGCATCAACTGGGACTGTTAGCTCCCGGTAAATATCTGCCCTTCCTCTCCGATCCTACCTGGGCGAGAATCACGGTCATTATCGTTAACCTATGGGTTGGTATTCCGTATACCATGCTTATTACAACAGGTATCCTCTCCAATATACCTTCAGATTTATATGAATCTGCAAAAGTGGATGGAGCGAAGCCGGTTACTATTTTCTTCAAAATTACGATGCCTTATGTATTGTTTGTAACAACACCTTACCTGATTACGCAGTTTATCGGTAATTTTAATAACTTTAACGTAATATACTTCCTGACGGGAGGAGGTCCTGACAGCTTGTCTTACTATCAGGCAGGAAAGACGGATCTTTTGGTCACCTGGCTATATAAGCTGACTACCGGACAGATGAAAGATTATTCCTTTGCTTCTACAATTGGTATTTTGGTATTTATTATATCAGCAATATTTTCACTGACGACCTACAGAAGAACAGCATCTTATAACAGAGAGGAGGATTTCCAGTAATGAATAGGCCTAACGATTACCGTACAAAAAAAGTTACAAAAAATGTTCTAGCCCATGTACTTTTAGCTGTCCTGGCCTTTATATGGCTGGTACCCATACTCTGGATTGTTATGACCTCCTTCAGCGGGGACAAAGCTTTTTCCAGTAATTTTATACCGAGTAAATTTACTGTGAATAATTTTAAAACCTTGTTTACGGATACAGCACAGTTCTACTTCCTGCGCTGGTTTATGAATACCTTGATTGTTGCCGTATGCTCCTGTATATTGTCAACTTTTTATGTGTTATCCGTGTCCTACGCCATCTCCAGGTTACGTTTTAAGATGAGAAAGCCATATATGAACATAGCACTGATCCTTGGAATGTTTCCGGGATTCATGTCTATGATTGCAGTTTACTATATTTTAAAGGGATTAAATCTGACACAGTCTCTTTTAGCTCTAATACTTGTTTATTCCGGTGGTGCTGGTCTTGGCTTTTACATTGCCAAGGGCTTCTTTGATACCATCCCCCGCTCTATTGATGAAGCGGCATGGCTTGATGGTGCTACCAAATGGAATGTTTTCACCAGAATTACAATACCTTTGTCAAAACCCATTATCATATATACTATCTTAACCTCCTTTATGGCACCTTGGGGAGATTATATCTTCGTAAGTGTAATTATGGGGGATAAATATAATAACTATACGGTAGCGTTGGGACTGTATAGGATGCTGGAGAAGGAGTTCATTACCACTTGGTATAACCGGTTTGCAGCAGGTGCCGTGCTTGTTTCCATACCGATTGCGCTGTTGTTTATCTTCATGCAGAAATATTATGTAGAAGGTATATCAGGAGCGGTAAAGGGTTAAATGAATTAACAAGAATAATTGCAAAATGAGAAAGAGAGAAAGGAACTTAGTTGTTAAGAGCTTTCCCTCTTTCTTGCTACATATAGGGGAAATGCAAATGCAGAGTTTTAATATTTTCTGCGTGCGGAGAAAGGCATGGTTTATCAAAATGAAAAAGAGAGCAAATATTGTAAGTTTAATCTTAATTATGGCTCTGTTCCTTACCGGTTGTACGGCGAATAAAGAAAATACAGCAAAAGAGCCTGCAAATGAGAGTGTTAAAGAGGAAAGTAACAACATGATTACAAATACGGGGGAGTCAAAAGGCGATCATGAAGTTATTAATACCGTTTCGCCTATAGATGATAACAATGGAACCTATTATGAAGTGTTTTTATACTCCTATTACGACAGTAATGGCGATGGAATAGGAGATATCAACGGTTTAATTGACAAGCTGGATTATATCAATGACGGTGATTCCAAAACCACCTCGGATTTGGGGGCCAACGGTATATGGCTTATGCCAATTATGCCGTCAGGCAGTTATCACAAATATGATGTGGAGGATTATTATAATATAGATTCCCAGTATGGTACGCTGGACGATTTTAAGCGCTTGATTGCAGAGTGTAATAAAAGAGGAATTAAGGTGATTTTAGACCTGGTTATCAATCATACCTCGGATAAGAATCCGTGGTTTCAATCTGCATTAAAGAGCCTTGCAATAGAACCTTGCGGAAAGGAGAAATGCACTCATAAGGAGTTGTGCAGAGCACACAATCCTTATGTAAAGTATTACAATTTTGTGGAAGGTAAGCCGCCCAAAGGGAATTATTACAATACAGGGAAAGGTGACTGGTACTACGAGGGAGATTTCAGCAAGAATATGCCGGACCTTAATTTGGACAATGAAGCTTTACGAAAAGATATTGAAGATATCATGAGCTTCTGGCTTGACCTGGGAGTACATGGCTTTCGTTTGGATGCGGCGCTGCACTATTTTGCAGAGGATACAGATAAAAATAACAATGTGCTTTCCTGGATGAATTCCTTTATCAAGAGCAAAAATAAAGATTATTATATGGTTGCCGAGGTATGGACCAATTTCTCCAAGTATGTGCAATATTATAAGAGCGGGATTGACAGTGTTTTTGACTTTGCCTTTGCAACAGAGACCGGTGTTATAGCAAAGACTCTGAATCGCAGCGCGCCTACCCCTCCCGGGCAATATTTTGCACAGGCGTTAAAGCAGGTGCAGGATGGCATAGCAAAATATAATCCCAAGGGCATTGATGCTCCTTTTTTCACAAACCATGATACCGCGAGAGCTTATGGGTATTTCTCAGGGGATATTGACAAGTTGAAAATGGCTGCAGGTATGAATCTTACAATGACAGGAAACGCCTTTGTCTACTATGGTGAAGAGATTGGAATGACCGGCAGCGGCAAAGATGAGAATAAAAGAGCACCCATGTACTGGTCAAACACGGATTCCACAGGGATGACAAAAGGACCGGCTGGTATGGAGGGAACTTCTTATCCTCTTGGGAGCGTAGAAGAACAGGCCAAAGAGGATACTTCTGTATATAACTATTATAAAAACGCCATTGCGTACAGAAACACCATCCCTGGTATTACAAGAGGCACGGTAGAAGTTGTTCCGACGTTAACGAACAGTGATGTAACTGCAATAACTAAAACATATAATGGGAGCAAACTTCTTCTTTTATATAATTTTGGTACGCAATCAAAACAGATTGAATTGAAATCTCTTGGATTTAGTAGGCTTGCAGGTGCTCTGGATACTGGGATAGTAAAGACCGAATTAAAGGATGGAACAGTAACACTGCCGCCTTACTCAATTGGGATTCTGGAATAAAACATATTCAGAAAACAATAAATAATAAGAGAAGGTATGATTTTGGATTAGTTAAGTGAACCTCATAAAAAAAAGCGTGTGAATTTATTCACACGCTTTTCTATACATTAATTACTCAGTTAATTCAGATGAATTTGATGTAGAAATAGTCTTTCCAGTATCGGCATTAATAAAGGTTACTGCAACATTATCTGCTTCTGCTCCATTAAAAGCAGAATACATTAAACCATAGGTGTAAAATAGCATTGGTGCAATGGATTCGTTTAAGGACAATTCGGTAGAGGTAGTAGTTATTGTAAACTCTGTATAATCATCGTTTGCCTTAATATCCTTAAAAGTAGGATAATCTTCCGAACCCACTAATTCTTTCATAGAACTGTTAATAGTATCGGCCATGGATTCCATCATTTCTTTGTGTTGTTTCTTTGTAATAACATAAGTTGCACTGCCATCTGCATTTAAGGTGATTGATTTGTAGCCCTTTTCTTTGCAAAGCTTGTCAAGGTCATCCTGTGTCTGTCCTTCTACATAGGATTTTGGTATGGTTAGTGTGACATTAAATAAGCCTTTATCTACTTCAACGGCACTGTCGGAAGAATCTTTGTCCTTCTGTACATTACTATCAGCCGTATTAGTTACCGATGGATCATTTGTCACAGTATTTTTGCTTGCAGGAGTTTTAGAGCTGCAGGCAGACAGGATTAGCATGGTTGTTATTAGAAGTAAGAATAGTTGCTTTTTCATTTGTTCTCTCCCTATTATTAGTATCAGAATTGATAAAAGATAAGTTACCTATAACGAATGTTTCTATTATATAACATAACCCTACATAAATCCATATAATTCCTATTAAGGTATATGTTGAACCTTTGGGTTAATCCTGTTAACTCAAAAAAACAGTATGACATGCAGCCATACTGTTTCTATAATATATTTACTTTATCTTCTTTTCTTAAGTCTTTTACGCTGCTCTCAAATCAGACCACATTCATCTTCCAGTATTTTTGCTTGTTTTAGGAGAAATTTATATCGTTTTTGGACAGCATTCACTTCATAAATATAGCAGTCGATTAAATCAGGATCTACCACATTCTCAAAATTGGAATAAGCAGATTCCAGAGCAAGCTTTGTCATTTGAATTTCATTCAACAGTGCGGTGTTATCTTGCCTTTTTCTTTTGGCAAATAATTTCATAATTGCTCCATTCCGCCACAAGGCTTATATAAGAAATAGGTTATTTATAGTATAGTCAAGCAATTACCAGAATATACTACATTAAATAGAAAAATATGTTAATTTACAGAAAGGAATTGTATGGAGACGAAGTGGTATTTTCTGGCGGCTATTTTGGCGGTCTGTGTCATTTTACTGTTAATTGGATTTATCAAAAGCCGCTTTGACCTAATTGTAAACTTTATCCTGCGAATATGCCTTGGCTTGCTTGGAATTTATCTTCTTAATACAATTTTAGCCAGCAGTCAGATTAATCTGGGAGTAGGAGTTAATAGTTTAAATGCACTGGTAGTTGGTGTCCTTGGGCTGCCGGGTTTTCTTCTGGTGTATGGTGCGGCAGCATACTTTCATTTTACATAAATGTCACTTTATATAGGGGCTATAAGCTTAAAGTACAAAGCTATTAGCTTAAAAGATAAAGCTATAAGCTTAAAGTACAAAGCTATTAGCTTAAAGGACAAAGCTATAAACTTACAAGTAGCTTTACGAATAAAGATTGAAGCTTTAAGAACATACCTTAAGGAAGAAATGACAGCCAATATTGCTAATGACTAGAAAAAAACAGGGCTGCTGCAAGAAAACAGTCATGCAGCAGCCTATTAAAAGCAAAGGTAAAAAGTTACAAAAAAATAGGATAATATTGTATAATGTCATGAATTTCTAATTCTTTACATTCTTTAAGTTGACAAAATAATACAATCAGGTGTAATATGAGCTCATCTTACAAAACAATGAGGTGAGGAATATCGACTACAGATTCTTTTGCATACTTGCTCTTCTTGCAGTAGCTATAAGAGAAGATTTTAAGTCGTATAAGATACCTAATTACCTGGCAGTCATTGGCATCACAGTGAGTTTTGCTACCTATATGACAGAACATGGAACAGCAGGTATCCTATTTTGGTTTTTGGGAATTCTTTTCCCATTTCTTATTCTGTTTCCCCTATTTTTAATCAGAGCTGTTGGAGCTGGTGATATCAAATTATTTTGTGTTATCGGGGGGTTTTACGGAATAGCATTTGGTTTTCAGATAATTCTTTTATCATTTCTGACAGCGGCGTTTTTTTCTATTATTCTGATAATTCGAAAAGGTCAATTCCAAAAAAGATTATTTGTACTTAAGAACTATATAAGAAAGCTTTACCTGGCAAAGGAAATGCCCGAAAAAGAGCCTAACTGGTACCACTATTATGATAGAGAACTCGAGAAGAATGTGGACAATGGTGTTCTTCACTTTTCAGTTTCAATATTGGTGGGTTTTGTTATATCAGTTTTACTGGCAGTTTTTTTCCCCGGATTGCCTATAGTATCTCTCTTCTCAATTTAACGGGTGTAAATGTTAGGTTATATTTATGCCTGCAGCGCAGGCTTGCAGGCATCTGGAAAGGTATGGTTTCAAATGCATAAAACACTTGCAATCTATGACAGTGATGCTGAATATCTAAAACATCTGGCAGAGTATATTAAAGCGAAGGCCCCGGGGATATTTTACATCAAGCTGTTTACTAAGGAAGAAACGCTTCGGGAGTATCTGGAGGCGGAACCTACAGATATTCTTTTGATTGAGGAAGGAATATCCGGAATCGATGAGATAAAGGCTTATTGCCGGCAGCTGGTATTTCTTACACCGGCCTCGGAGTCAGAGGAGATTACTTCCCTACATAAGATTTATAAATATCAGCCGGGCGAGTCAATACTAAAGGAACTAAAAAAGCTATTACCCGAGGATGAAAAAAATATTGCTGTAAGTCATCTATCGGAAAAGAAAATAATAAGTGTGGTTTCATTATGTTCGGCAAGGTTATGTCAGGGTTTTTCCTTATCCCTATGGGATCAGCAATCCACTAATCAAAAAACTCTATTTACAACTCTTCAAGCCTACCCCCTTTTAAAAGAATTAACTGCACAAAAGGGTGAGAGCGGTTTATCTGAATTTCTTTATTATCTAAAACAAAAATCACCCGGATTATCAAAAAAAATAAAAGAATGCATACAGCAGCAAGGAAAATATGAATATATTAAGGTAGTATCCTTTGGTACGGATATCTTCGAGATAACGGAAGAGGATATTATCAATTGGCTGAACCTTTTATCACAGTTAGAGTATGATATATTTCTATTTGAAGTAGGCTTTCTTAATCAAGCTTCCATTCGGCTCTTGCAGGAGAGCAACGTAATCTATCTTGTTTCGGAAGAGGAAGATATTACAAAGAACCAAACAGAGAGTTTCTTGCAGCAGCTAAGCTTTGCAGGATATGAAGACATTGTTGAGAGAATCGTAAAAATTAAGGCAGATAAACAAAGCTCATGTATTTATGATGAGTACTTAATAAAGGGATTGATAGGCACAGCAGGGAGGGAAATTTGATAAAACAGGAAATTATTGATGAAGTCAGAAAAAAAGTCGATTTATCCCAAGAGATAGAAGATGGGGCGATTCTGGCGGCGGTTGATGAAATTCTGATTCGTAAAGCGAAGGAGGAATTCCTGTCTCTGAAGGAAAAGAATGAACTCAGAAAAGAAATATTTAATACAATTCGCAGACTGGATGTGCTTCAGGAACTCATAGAAGACCCTCAGATAACAGAAATCATGATTAACGGATACCGAACAATATTTGTAGAAAAGGCAGGAAGAATTTTACCTTGGAACAAACAGTTTGACTCTGAGAAAAAACTGGAGGATATTGTTCAGCAGATTGTTGCCAAAACAAACCGAATTGTAAATGAAGCCAGCCCGATAGTAGATACTAGATTGCAGGACGGCTCAAGAGTAAACATCGTGCTGCCGCCCATATCTCTGGAGGGCCCGGTGGTAACTATTCGAAGGTTTCCGGAAAAACCAATTACGATGGAGCTGTTAATTCAGATGGGCTCTATAACCGGGGAGGCGGCAGAGTTTCTAAGAAAACTTGTGTTAGCAGGCTATAATATTTTCATCAGTGGAGGGACGGGTTCCGGTAAGACCACCTTCTTAAATGTATTATCAAATTA
It includes:
- a CDS encoding alpha-amylase family glycosyl hydrolase, coding for MKKRANIVSLILIMALFLTGCTANKENTAKEPANESVKEESNNMITNTGESKGDHEVINTVSPIDDNNGTYYEVFLYSYYDSNGDGIGDINGLIDKLDYINDGDSKTTSDLGANGIWLMPIMPSGSYHKYDVEDYYNIDSQYGTLDDFKRLIAECNKRGIKVILDLVINHTSDKNPWFQSALKSLAIEPCGKEKCTHKELCRAHNPYVKYYNFVEGKPPKGNYYNTGKGDWYYEGDFSKNMPDLNLDNEALRKDIEDIMSFWLDLGVHGFRLDAALHYFAEDTDKNNNVLSWMNSFIKSKNKDYYMVAEVWTNFSKYVQYYKSGIDSVFDFAFATETGVIAKTLNRSAPTPPGQYFAQALKQVQDGIAKYNPKGIDAPFFTNHDTARAYGYFSGDIDKLKMAAGMNLTMTGNAFVYYGEEIGMTGSGKDENKRAPMYWSNTDSTGMTKGPAGMEGTSYPLGSVEEQAKEDTSVYNYYKNAIAYRNTIPGITRGTVEVVPTLTNSDVTAITKTYNGSKLLLLYNFGTQSKQIELKSLGFSRLAGALDTGIVKTELKDGTVTLPPYSIGILE
- a CDS encoding YaaL family protein yields the protein MKLFAKRKRQDNTALLNEIQMTKLALESAYSNFENVVDPDLIDCYIYEVNAVQKRYKFLLKQAKILEDECGLI
- a CDS encoding pro-sigmaK processing inhibitor BofA family protein is translated as METKWYFLAAILAVCVILLLIGFIKSRFDLIVNFILRICLGLLGIYLLNTILASSQINLGVGVNSLNALVVGVLGLPGFLLVYGAAAYFHFT
- a CDS encoding CpaF family protein, translating into MIKQEIIDEVRKKVDLSQEIEDGAILAAVDEILIRKAKEEFLSLKEKNELRKEIFNTIRRLDVLQELIEDPQITEIMINGYRTIFVEKAGRILPWNKQFDSEKKLEDIVQQIVAKTNRIVNEASPIVDTRLQDGSRVNIVLPPISLEGPVVTIRRFPEKPITMELLIQMGSITGEAAEFLRKLVLAGYNIFISGGTGSGKTTFLNVLSNYIPSDERVITIEDSAELQIRNIPNLVRLEVRNANVEGKNEVSIRQLIKTSLRMRPNRIILGEVRDGAALDLLQAMNSGHDGSLSTGHANSTADMLNRLETLVLMGADIPLPAVRRQVASAIDIMIHLGRLRDKSRKVLEITEILGLKEGEIQLNKLYSFEESGEDGKGKVLGYLKPTGSSLANRDKFSAAGL
- a CDS encoding P-loop NTPase family protein, whose amino-acid sequence is MLGYIYACSAGLQASGKVWFQMHKTLAIYDSDAEYLKHLAEYIKAKAPGIFYIKLFTKEETLREYLEAEPTDILLIEEGISGIDEIKAYCRQLVFLTPASESEEITSLHKIYKYQPGESILKELKKLLPEDEKNIAVSHLSEKKIISVVSLCSARLCQGFSLSLWDQQSTNQKTLFTTLQAYPLLKELTAQKGESGLSEFLYYLKQKSPGLSKKIKECIQQQGKYEYIKVVSFGTDIFEITEEDIINWLNLLSQLEYDIFLFEVGFLNQASIRLLQESNVIYLVSEEEDITKNQTESFLQQLSFAGYEDIVERIVKIKADKQSSCIYDEYLIKGLIGTAGREI
- a CDS encoding A24 family peptidase — its product is MRNIDYRFFCILALLAVAIREDFKSYKIPNYLAVIGITVSFATYMTEHGTAGILFWFLGILFPFLILFPLFLIRAVGAGDIKLFCVIGGFYGIAFGFQIILLSFLTAAFFSIILIIRKGQFQKRLFVLKNYIRKLYLAKEMPEKEPNWYHYYDRELEKNVDNGVLHFSVSILVGFVISVLLAVFFPGLPIVSLFSI